A region from the Phycisphaerales bacterium genome encodes:
- a CDS encoding autotransporter-associated beta strand repeat-containing protein codes for MVHSTSRIRVLLAACGTTLVATTSLADNWDNSSGNAQWSTATNWMDNTEPTLADFALFPNTFPDGQSVITLTTNEVALSLTFLNSYTLSGGTIRLGNGSISLGGWSPTINSVINGTGPITFSGGGTVTLGASSNSYTGGTVISGTSTTVSIRSNTQLGFNTAPITLNGGRLRLDGSVNPTFIVQRTITPGTSGGTIELQNNALLDLFDGIGANANAMTFMGNGTVELNSASTRTGPTTINAVVLKLQNATGLGTPGVASLTNAATLEVNNGSGTFAGSVNVFQGSTLRGGPGTHTFGGIANVLGNMTLNGGATSSDVLIFGNDAVRQGTGWTTSVNTGTVRLDGANSYAGDWAINGGAIQIGDPASLGSGTGPIVVGGSGRLKINTPTLARDITLNNPGGGIELLQDVTYTGSIPIAPSAAFVPILGANHEFILTGPGTSMTYDGIAIIGGAIGVRSLRVTGGAQVTGSDTRIYGNSSGTPSSITVSGAGSSWVNTNEFWLGNTSNDATTLLVEAGGTLTSPGFYVGVGEDASATITGEGSTLTSATVLKVGLASVCTMDVLAGADVTALDTYIGEGVNASGTLTVNGTGSTWTNQSLLRVGTSEASGGTPAEGVVNLSGSGSLSCLGLHLGEGATASSTLTIVGGLTRLDVGPAGVLMSQGGAASTLNLNGGIVDIHGHITDAGSGQSTFILDGATLDMHNNTIGGVNPIDIPVFRSGTLKNVGEINNGTGFNKDGTGTLYLNTTNTYSGSTTVSEGALYLVDSGGSNTGSSTVVVGNLGTLVGNGRVAGQVINDGHVSPQGFNFNSTATLHMLNSYTQVGNGALDIQIESAGAFDTLEITGSAVLTGTLNVSLLNGYQPTTGDTFTILTASSVNGTFVTVNLPSLNAGHAWLVEYPAGQVRLRVGTSCVADLDDGTATGTPDGGVTIDDLLYYLNVFNLGAPIADVDDGSATGTPDGGVTIDDLLYFLLRFNQGC; via the coding sequence TTGCGCTCTTCCCGAACACATTCCCCGACGGACAAAGCGTCATCACCCTCACTACCAACGAGGTGGCGTTGTCGCTCACGTTCCTCAACAGTTACACGCTCTCGGGGGGGACTATCCGATTGGGCAACGGATCGATCTCGCTCGGAGGTTGGTCGCCGACGATCAACTCGGTGATCAATGGGACCGGTCCGATCACGTTCAGTGGCGGGGGGACCGTCACCCTGGGAGCGTCCTCGAACTCGTACACCGGCGGGACGGTCATCAGCGGGACCAGCACGACCGTCTCGATCCGCAGCAACACGCAACTGGGATTCAACACCGCGCCCATCACCCTCAACGGCGGGCGACTGCGACTCGACGGCTCGGTGAATCCGACGTTCATCGTGCAGCGGACGATCACGCCCGGCACGAGCGGGGGGACCATTGAGCTCCAGAACAACGCGCTGCTAGACCTCTTCGACGGGATCGGAGCCAATGCCAACGCGATGACGTTCATGGGAAACGGAACCGTCGAACTCAACTCGGCGAGCACGCGAACCGGGCCCACGACCATCAATGCGGTCGTCCTGAAACTCCAGAACGCGACGGGTCTGGGAACCCCCGGCGTGGCGTCACTGACGAATGCCGCCACGCTCGAGGTCAACAACGGCAGCGGCACGTTCGCCGGGAGCGTCAATGTCTTCCAAGGGTCCACGTTGCGCGGCGGCCCGGGCACGCACACCTTCGGCGGGATCGCCAACGTCCTTGGGAACATGACACTCAACGGCGGGGCGACGAGTTCGGACGTGCTCATCTTCGGGAATGACGCGGTGCGGCAGGGCACGGGATGGACGACCAGCGTCAACACCGGCACGGTGCGGCTGGACGGCGCGAACTCCTACGCAGGTGATTGGGCGATCAACGGCGGAGCGATCCAGATCGGCGACCCCGCCTCGCTAGGCTCCGGGACGGGACCGATCGTGGTGGGTGGGAGCGGGAGGCTCAAGATCAACACGCCGACGCTCGCGCGGGATATCACGCTCAATAACCCGGGGGGCGGGATCGAGTTGCTGCAGGATGTCACATACACGGGGAGCATCCCCATCGCGCCGAGCGCGGCATTTGTGCCCATCCTCGGCGCGAACCACGAGTTCATACTCACGGGACCCGGCACATCGATGACTTATGACGGGATCGCAATCATTGGCGGCGCGATCGGCGTGAGGTCGCTCCGCGTGACCGGTGGCGCACAGGTGACCGGCTCCGACACGCGCATCTATGGCAACAGCAGTGGCACGCCGTCGAGCATCACGGTGAGCGGCGCGGGTTCGAGCTGGGTGAACACCAATGAGTTCTGGTTAGGGAACACGAGTAACGACGCGACGACACTACTCGTGGAAGCGGGCGGCACGCTCACGAGCCCGGGGTTCTATGTCGGGGTTGGGGAGGACGCCTCCGCGACGATCACCGGCGAAGGTTCGACGCTCACCAGCGCCACGGTCCTCAAAGTCGGGCTGGCGTCGGTGTGCACGATGGACGTGCTCGCCGGCGCGGATGTCACAGCGCTCGACACGTACATCGGCGAAGGAGTCAACGCGTCGGGGACACTCACTGTCAATGGGACAGGTTCCACGTGGACCAACCAGAGCCTCCTTCGGGTGGGCACGTCCGAAGCCAGCGGCGGAACACCGGCCGAGGGTGTGGTCAACCTGTCGGGCAGCGGTTCGCTATCCTGCCTCGGGCTCCACCTCGGCGAGGGCGCGACGGCATCGAGCACACTCACCATCGTCGGCGGACTCACACGGCTCGACGTTGGCCCTGCGGGCGTCCTTATGAGCCAGGGTGGAGCGGCCAGTACACTCAATCTCAACGGCGGCATCGTCGACATCCACGGCCATATCACCGACGCCGGCTCGGGGCAGAGCACGTTCATCCTTGACGGCGCCACGCTCGATATGCACAACAACACTATCGGCGGAGTGAATCCCATCGACATCCCAGTCTTCAGAAGCGGCACGCTCAAGAACGTTGGCGAGATCAACAACGGAACCGGCTTCAACAAGGACGGCACCGGCACGCTTTACCTCAACACCACCAACACCTACTCCGGCTCGACGACCGTCAGCGAGGGCGCGCTGTATCTCGTCGACTCGGGAGGCTCTAACACGGGAAGCAGCACGGTGGTCGTTGGGAATCTTGGCACCCTCGTCGGCAACGGCCGAGTTGCGGGCCAGGTGATCAACGATGGGCATGTCTCGCCTCAGGGTTTCAACTTCAATAGCACGGCCACGCTCCACATGCTCAACTCGTACACCCAGGTGGGTAACGGGGCGCTCGACATCCAGATCGAATCGGCTGGGGCGTTTGACACGCTCGAGATTACCGGCTCGGCGGTCCTCACGGGGACGCTCAACGTCTCACTCTTGAATGGATACCAGCCCACGACAGGTGATACGTTCACCATTCTCACGGCATCGTCCGTGAATGGGACGTTCGTCACCGTCAATCTCCCGTCACTCAATGCGGGTCATGCCTGGCTCGTGGAGTATCCCGCCGGGCAGGTGCGACTTCGTGTCGGCACGTCGTGTGTTGCTGACCTCGATGATGGCACCGCGACGGGCACACCCGACGGTGGCGTGACGATTGATGATCTGCTGTATTACCTCAACGTGTTCAATCTCGGCGCGCCTATCGCCGACGTGGACGACGGATCCGCGACGGGCACGCCTGACGGCGGGGTCACCATCGACGACCTGCTGTACTTCTTGCTGAGGTTCAATCAAGGATGCTGA